The genomic segment GGGCCAAACGCCAGCGTTTATGGCAAACTTCGCGCCTATAAACGCCGGCCCCGGTTTTTGAGCCTTCACAGCCCCGGGCGGATCGGAATAAAGCGATGCCCGGTTGGCTTCCCCTGACGGGAAACGAGCCTTTGTGTGTTGGTACGTCGGTGCCAACGCTTTCTGCCTGAACAGATCAGAGAAACGACCATGCATAATGTCGTCATCAGCGGCACCGGCCTGTACACCCCGGCCAACAGCATTTCCAACGAAGAGCTGGTGCAATCTTTCAATACCTATGTCGCGCAATTCAACGCCGACAATGCCGATGCTATCGCGCGCGGTGAAGTCGAGGCGTTGACCGAGTCCAACGCGGCGTTTATCGAAAAAGCCTCTGGCATCAAGAGCCGCTTTGTCATGGACAAGGACGGCATTCTCGATCCGGCGCGTATGGCGCCACGCCTGCCCGAGCGCTCGAACGACGAATGGTCGGTACTCTGCCAGATGGCCATTGGCGCCGCCGAGCAAGCCTTGCAGCGCGCCGGCAAGACCGCCGCGGATATCGATGGCGTGATCGTCGCCTGCTCCAATCTGCAACGTGCCTACCCGGCCATCGCCATCGAAGTCCAGGAAGCCCTGGGCATTCAGGGTTTCGGTTTTGACATGAACGTTGCCTGTTCGTCGGCGACCTTCGGCATCCAGGCTGCCAGCAACAGCGTGCAACTGGGCCAGGCCCGGGCGATCCTGATGGTCAACCCGGAAGTCTGCACCGGTCACCTGAACTTCCGTGACCGCGACAGCCATTTCATCTTCGGCGACGCGGCCACTGCCGTGATCATCGAACGTGCCGATCTGGCAACGTCCAAACACCAGTTCGACATTGTCAGTACCAAACTGCTGACCAAGTTCTCCAACAACATCCGCAACAACTTCGGCTTCCTCAACCGAGCGGCGGAAGAGGGCATCGGCTCCAAAGACAAACTGTTCGTGCAGGAAGGCCGCAAGGTGTTTCGTGACGTGTGCCCGATGGTGGCAGAGTTGATCAGCGTGCATCTGGAAGAGAACCAGCTGAACATCAGCGACGTGAAGCGCTTCTGGCTGCACCAGGCCAACCTCAGCATGAACCACCTGATCGTCAAGAAACTGCTGGGCCGCGAAGCCACCGAAGTGGAAGCCCCGGTGATTCTCGACACCTACGCCAACACCAGTTCCGCAGGTTCGGTGATTGCGTTTCACACGTATCAGGATGATCTTGAGGCGGGCTCGCTGGCTGTACTCAGCTCGTTCGGTGCCGGGTATTCGATTGGTAGCGTGATTCTGCGCAAGCGTTGAGTCGTATGGGTGTTCAGGGCATAGGGGGTGAGAGGGTAAGTCTTCTCACCGCCATGGTGAGCCGGGCGATTCACGGCGAGTGTGGAAAGCATGGCGATCAGCGATACTCGCCGAGCTGTTGCGCATAAAAGTCGGGAGTCATCGATGCCGTTGCAACGTCTGCACAGTCTGTCCGAAATCGCCGCGCCCGCGTGGGACGCATTGGTGCCTGACAGTCAGCCATTTCTGCGCCATGCCTTCCTCCGCACGCTGGAGGACAGCGGCAGCCTCGGGCCTCATTCCGGCTGGCAACCCGAGCATTTGTTGCACATCGAAGGTGATCAACTGCTGGCGGCGCTGCCGAGTTATCGCAAATGGCATTCCTATGGCGAGTACGTGTTCGATCACGCCTGGGCCGACGCCTGTGAGCGCGCCGGCATCGATTACTACCCCAAACTGCTGACTGCCGTGCCGTTCAGTCCGGTCAGCGGGCCGCGCTTGTTGGCGGCCCGTGTCGAGGACGGTTTTGAGTTGCTGAAAAGCCTGCCGGG from the Pseudomonas sp. N3-W genome contains:
- a CDS encoding beta-ketoacyl-ACP synthase III; protein product: MHNVVISGTGLYTPANSISNEELVQSFNTYVAQFNADNADAIARGEVEALTESNAAFIEKASGIKSRFVMDKDGILDPARMAPRLPERSNDEWSVLCQMAIGAAEQALQRAGKTAADIDGVIVACSNLQRAYPAIAIEVQEALGIQGFGFDMNVACSSATFGIQAASNSVQLGQARAILMVNPEVCTGHLNFRDRDSHFIFGDAATAVIIERADLATSKHQFDIVSTKLLTKFSNNIRNNFGFLNRAAEEGIGSKDKLFVQEGRKVFRDVCPMVAELISVHLEENQLNISDVKRFWLHQANLSMNHLIVKKLLGREATEVEAPVILDTYANTSSAGSVIAFHTYQDDLEAGSLAVLSSFGAGYSIGSVILRKR